In Lolium perenne isolate Kyuss_39 chromosome 5, Kyuss_2.0, whole genome shotgun sequence, the sequence ATGCCACGAGGTCAAGCGAGTAGGCACCCCTGTGGTCAAGGCGTGAGATAATATTGCAATTTTTGCTTCTTATGGTAGCCTTTGTCTTGATTCTGTAATATTAGCAATGCTTAAGGATCATGATGTGTTCCCATTTTTCAATCTTGTTTCATGCTGCTAATAGATTTTTATTGAAGGTATCATGTGGTCCTAAAGCTCTGTATCTCTAATGGCCGTATGATGCAATTTCTAGGACGTCTTGCACATTCTGAACAATGAAGGACGATGTGGGAGATGACAATGGCAGTGAGTTGTCTAAACATTGAAGGTCTCTTGGTAAGCACCTTTCAATGTACATGAGTGATATCTCTCTCTGTTAATGATCTATGCCATAGCTTGAGATTGATGCCCAACAGTGGCTGAACCGTGGCTCCCCTCTCATATCTTTCTGATTCTACCTGCCCTCCATCTCTCTGATTTTTTGCCGCATGATGCAGGTCTGTACGTTACGATCTAGACCGGCAACGAGTATGGATATGCCCCCAGTTTGTGTGTATTTTCTTATAAAATTAAATATCATTTGGTTTGAACAAAAGTTAGATGAATGATCTTAACATGTTAGCCTCAGTTTTAAAGGAGACTAGGTTTATCTCTTTTTTTAATTCCAACGGTTATGAAAAAGTATGTGAGATTGATGATCCATCAGTTAATTGTATTTTACCGGACTCCTCTCGGCGATCAAGGAAAAAAAGATGTGATATTTCAGTGCATTCGACCTACAAAATATTGGTCTATTTGTCTGCTGCGATTTTACAGGGGTGGTTGCACTAGAGATTGGGTGCCTTTTGTTGAGCTGCTGAATGGAGAAGATGGGACCGGTGTTCACCACCACCTTCAGCCATCCTTTCCGGATGTTCTTCGCCAACTCTGTACATCGGAAGGTCAGTCCTCCACTAATAGTTTTCTCTGCACTTTCTGAAGTCTAAATATTGTTACTATTTTTTTCAGATTGTTGTTTGTAAATTACAGAGGTGAAAATGAGTTCAATCAGTTTTTATTTGATGACGAAATGTCTTCCAGGGTGGTGGAGTCAGTGCTCGTGATCAAGTGTCTCTACTTTGTACCATGGAGGAAGAGAGAGGAACCACCAACTGACATACTAAGAATGCTAAAATCCTGTGAAAACATGGGAGTTTATTGTTCCTCCAATATCTTTTTTTTCTAACCCTATATATTTGAATTAAAGCGTAAATCATGTGTAAATCCGAACATGACTGATGCATCCTGGTGAGAACTGTCAAGAATAATAAGATTCTTATTATAGTCTATACAACCCCATTGTTGAGATAGGGACATAGTTTCTTGTCCAGGTAAATGCTTATCTCATACTAATAATGTGTATTTCTATTGCAAACTTGCATTACGACTAAGTCACGGTGTAATTCATTTTTATTTGATTAATATGTAATTAaactggtttgtgtgcacacatcacGCCATGTTTGATAAATTCAATATAGACAACCATCATATATGTGGTTATTATGTCCAGAGTTAGTAACGGTACCCCATGAAAGACAAAAAAAAAGATCATTCATTAACTTTCATAATGTCATCTGAGTGAAAATAGAGAAGCACTTTGCTCTATAAATGAAGTTTATTCACATAATTTATTCTAATCCAAGAACATATGTTTTCTTTGAGTTAGGTTCGTGCAATTTTTTGATTTGTGTGCTTGCTTGCTGTTTATATTGTCGCACATATAGACAACCAAGAAATCTTAGATGTCAGTCGAGTTGAGGAGCTCAAGAGGCCGGAAAGAACACATGGTTGCAGCTTTATAATCTTTTGTAATACCGATGCTAGGTAATTTATCATCGTGAGTTCATCGCGAAGTGCCCAAGAAACTTTGGAAACTATTCAAATACCAATGAATAGGCCATCATGCAACTTGAAGGTATGTATAGTCAGTGCACATATTTTGGTTTAGCTGCCCAAACCGTAGGTGATAGTTTTCTACAACGCTGAAAGATAAATATGCATACTGCAGAGATAGTGTGATGGTCAACGAGGAGACATGAGTGGTACGCACTGCTTGTTTTTCTTGGACACAGAATTTCAAAAAATAATTAGTTCAGATACATAATTTTGCAATGCAGATCTACAATCAAACTTGATGCCTTTGTTCCTTTATGTATTTTCATATTGTTGGTATTTGCATTTAAAGGAAAAAATGACGGTGCATAGCAAAGTCGATTTTATTATTATGAACAAAAAAATCTTATTCTCTGCCGTTGTGATATATAGATGGATTAATTCAGGTTACTATTTCCCGGTTTGGCAATGGTACGATTGAGACATTTCAAGGACAATAAGCCATGACAACTTATAAGGTTTAATTGAGATACAAGTTCAAAGATGTAAAGTAGTGCGAACTTGATCGAAGTGCTGACAATCATTTTTTTCTGTTGATCTCCCGAGTGCTTTTGACGTCCCTTAGATTTTTTAATCTTCGAGTGCTCAAAATTTGAAAAAGTTGAATGTTAGCATTAACTTGTGTTGTTGATCACGAGAAGTTTGCATATATATGACCCTGTTTGCTCCTACTATCGACTGTACTATACTTTGAACATATTGGCATGCTATATTGAAGCTTAAAACAAATACCATGGATTCTAAAGATTGCATATTGCCTTATTTTTACAGACTGGTGGTTGAGAAGAACCAAATGTCATATAGAGAAAGAAAAGGAAGGGCTTTGTGCTTGTCGTTGGTGACAGAGAAGCGCGAGGATGAAGCCACGTTCGTCGAGACGATGTTGGAAATGGGCTTTGTTCTCGAGCTATTGATCAGTAGAATATTGTTTATATTTATGTTTTTTTAATTTCATAGCAATGCATGGACACCTAGCTTGAGAATGATATAAGTAGATCAACTTTTACTTTCTATGCATATGAAAATTTAACTATAGCTTTTTATCGAATTGCACCTTAAAAAGGGATAATTTTATTATTAAATATTATATTTCTTTATGTTTCTATATGGGTGACTTTTTAGATGTATTATGTTTATATATGCAGAAATAAAATATATTTTaggaccgtagcaacgcacgggcattcaactagtttgtgtaatatggatcatgtgattccaatttgtaagactttatggtttgtaatgaatgatgactgtgatacttaactattatgcctcgcaacaacaatattcctgggattgcgatgtatgacataataggcatccggacttaaaaaatccgggtgttgacactaagTCATCCGATCTGCTGCCTAGGCGTTCTCTGATACGGAAGTACCCCAGGGGTGGCTCCGCGCGTCGCCGATGGAACATCAAAAGGAGCAACTGCGTGGACATCCGCCACCTGTCTAGGCCCATGTGAGCCTAGATCGGGCCTAGCCTCCGCGCCACCGCCACTCGCTAACGCCGCTTGCTTGCGGCCGACGCACCCACGCCGTTGTCGCTGCTTCCCTACCTTATGGTCGTTGGTAGTGGAGGAGACGGAAGCCGCCATCTCCAATCAATCGGCGACCGAGGGTCTCCGCTGccagggctttgcccggcgacacCTCTCGCGGCGACAAGAGGGGCAGTGTAGTTATCACGAATATCAACCGTAGTCAGAAATACCGGGGATTTGATAATTCCCCACATTATTTTGGCAATTTGATTATGTACCACACGGCACACGCCCACACCTTGTATCAGCGACATGTGGTGGTGGACAACGATAAAATGTCCCGAAATACCGGCTGCTCACCGGTACGTTTCAGCTCACTCCGTTCCTAGTTGGGGCGTTGCCAATCGAAGACGCCCTTAATTCCTCTCTATCTGCCCAAGTTAAGCATTCCCGGTAGAGCATCACACTCACACAGCGCTCCAGACAAGCTCCCCATACTGACTGCCACAGTCGCCACATCGAGCCCTATAAATCTAATCCGCGACCTCATTTATGCAACTCCCCATCATTTGCTCCATCTCACAAGAATATTTTCCTGTGCAATCTCGTGCTAGCTGCTGGTGTTTCTTTCAGACATGGCTAACGGCATCCTTCTGACAAGGGCGCCGGCAGCACTAACGGTGGCGTTCCTGCTGCTCCTCGGAACAGTCGGCGTCTCCGTGAACGGTCAGCTCCAGTTCGGGTACTACTCCGATGAGTGCCCTGGCGCCGAGGATATCGTCACCGCCGTCGTCCAGCAGGCCGCTGCCTCCGACGCCACCATCCTCCCCGCACTCGTGCGCCTCCAGTTCCACGACTGCTTCGTTAGGGTAAGCCTACGTGCTGCTGCTGCGTGTCGGAGTCAGGGTAGCAGCGAGCGAGTGACTGATGTGGGTGCGTGCAGGGCTGCGACGCGTCGGTGCTGATCACGAGCACGGGCAGCGCTGCGGAGGTGAACAACAACAAGCACCAGGGCCTCCGCGGCCAAGACGTCATCGAAGCCGCCAAGGCGGCGATCGAGGATCAGTGCCCCGGCGTCGTCTCCTGCGCCGACATCATCGCCCTCGCCTCCcgggacgccattgccatggtacTACGTACAATGTGTTTTACATCGTAATGCTGCCATATGAGTGTGACTGACGAGATGCTTTTTGTCCCATGTCAGACGAACGGGCCGTCGTTCCAGGTGCCGACGGGGCGGCGGGACGGGCTGTCGTCGAACCTCCGCGACGCCGACGTGCTGCCGGACGTCAGCGACTCCATCCAGGTGCTCCGCAACAAGTTCGCCGCCAGTGGCCTCAACGACCGCGACCTTGTCCTCCTCACAGGTACCTCAGTAAACAACTAAACATCAATCACTTGCGCGCATACACGTCACACGACTGACATGCATACATCCGCGTGCAGCGGCGCACACCATCGGCACGACGGCGTGCTTCTTCGTCAAGGACCGGCTGTACGGCTACCGCGGCGGCGCGGGGTCGGACCCGTCGATCCCGGCGCCGTTCCTGTCGGAGCTCAAGTCCCGGTGCGCGCCTGGCGACTTCAACACGCGCCTGCCGCTGGACCGCGGCAGCGAGTTCAGCTTCGACGACAACATCTACCGCAACATCCGGGCCGGCCTCGTCCCCATCGCCTCCGACGCGGCGCTCGACGCCAGCAACGCCACCGCCGGGCTCGTCGCGTCCTACCTCGGCGCCGCGGCACCCAGCTTCGCGCAGGACTTCGTGGGCGCCATGGTCAAGATGGGCACCATCGGCGCCATCACCGGCGACGCCGGCGAGGTCAGGGACGTCTGCTGGTCCTTCAACGCCAACTGATCGACCGACCGACCGACCAAAGCTCGCGTCAAAATTGTTGCAACTGTACATTTTCTTGGGGAAACGTGAATTCGTTCATGTAAATTGGCAATGTCAAGATATATATACAATATATACTCCGATACTGATATGCATTATCGGGATAGTGTTGGGATTACGGTTGCGTTTTTGTTGCATTGATGTATGATCGAGTTGTTAACAACTTGTTTGATTCATAGTGGCAAGAACATGCAGCAATTAATGGGTCAGAAAAAGAACTTGCAGAAAAGAAGACAGCCGGTAGGAGTACGTAATCTGGATTAAGTTGTCCTACTAATGTGTTGGTATGAGCTGTCTAATTAATGTTCCCAAAGAAAACATGGCGCCCACGCGATTGCACTATTTGTATGTTTCGATCAGCTGCCACGCAGCGTGCTCCTTTTTGAGATTGCCCACTCTACAGTGTGTACCTCTCGTGTCCATAATTTGGCATCATCAAGATATCTACTCTGCTGCTACTGTGTAGTGCTCCTTTCCTTTTTGCTGGAGGTACCACCGTGCCGTACTACTGTGTAGTAGTTTCGTGCTGTGCGGTACTACAAACTGATTACATGAACAGTGGAACGAACACCAAACGGTTCCAGGTAACTGTACATAGTACAATTTCAGTTGTGTAAACCAACTCCAGTTAATTATCAACGGAGGTGCTCCATCTAACCAAGAATTCAGA encodes:
- the LOC127299610 gene encoding peroxidase 43, with protein sequence MANGILLTRAPAALTVAFLLLLGTVGVSVNGQLQFGYYSDECPGAEDIVTAVVQQAAASDATILPALVRLQFHDCFVRGCDASVLITSTGSAAEVNNNKHQGLRGQDVIEAAKAAIEDQCPGVVSCADIIALASRDAIAMTNGPSFQVPTGRRDGLSSNLRDADVLPDVSDSIQVLRNKFAASGLNDRDLVLLTAAHTIGTTACFFVKDRLYGYRGGAGSDPSIPAPFLSELKSRCAPGDFNTRLPLDRGSEFSFDDNIYRNIRAGLVPIASDAALDASNATAGLVASYLGAAAPSFAQDFVGAMVKMGTIGAITGDAGEVRDVCWSFNAN